In Bacteroidota bacterium, a genomic segment contains:
- a CDS encoding DUF3467 domain-containing protein, with translation MQEQNNNQLNIELTEEITEGIYSNLAIITHSNSEFVLDFVKVMPGVPKAKVKSRILLTPQHAKRLINALADNISKYEKMHGPIKETEGFGIPMNFGGPTAQA, from the coding sequence ATGCAGGAGCAAAATAACAATCAATTAAATATTGAACTAACAGAAGAAATAACCGAAGGTATCTACTCAAACCTTGCCATAATAACCCATAGTAACAGTGAGTTTGTTTTAGATTTTGTAAAGGTAATGCCCGGTGTTCCAAAGGCAAAGGTAAAATCGCGCATATTGCTTACACCACAGCACGCTAAGCGACTCATAAATGCGCTTGCAGATAATATTTCGAAGTATGAAAAAATGCATGGTCCCATAAAGGAAACCGAAGGATTTGGTATACCAATGAATTTTGGCGGACCTACGGCACAAGCATAA
- a CDS encoding RsmB/NOP family class I SAM-dependent RNA methyltransferase, whose protein sequence is MSTESNYIKFITTNLKIADSIAQRFLDGAVPVSVRVNANKHAVPPSEDCVAWCKYGYYLPQRPKFTLDPHFHQGRYYVQEASSMFIGYVVNALKLNEKPITVLDACAAPGGKSTLLLDYLHAESILISNEVIASRTGSLQYNMAKWGNMNSIVTQSSIESFAEAGELFELILLDAPCSGEGMFRKDKEALHYWSEESVKLNAARQKKLLTDAWQLLKPGGYIIYSTCTYNTYENEENILWAIENLKAENIAVKSEAEGIFPSAKKY, encoded by the coding sequence ATGTCAACAGAAAGCAACTACATCAAGTTTATTACAACTAATCTTAAAATCGCTGATAGCATTGCTCAACGTTTTCTTGATGGAGCGGTACCCGTTTCGGTTAGAGTGAATGCAAACAAACATGCCGTACCACCTTCTGAGGATTGTGTAGCATGGTGTAAGTATGGATATTATTTGCCACAACGACCTAAGTTTACACTTGACCCCCATTTTCATCAGGGGCGTTATTATGTACAAGAGGCATCATCTATGTTCATAGGCTATGTTGTTAATGCTCTTAAGCTAAATGAAAAACCAATAACTGTGCTTGATGCATGCGCAGCACCGGGGGGCAAATCGACTCTTCTTTTAGATTACCTGCATGCAGAAAGTATACTAATTAGCAACGAAGTAATAGCAAGCCGTACCGGAAGTTTACAATACAACATGGCCAAATGGGGAAATATGAACAGTATAGTTACTCAATCATCCATCGAAAGTTTTGCTGAAGCAGGAGAATTATTTGAGCTGATTTTACTGGATGCACCGTGCAGTGGCGAAGGCATGTTTAGAAAAGATAAAGAAGCTTTGCATTATTGGAGTGAAGAAAGTGTAAAGCTAAATGCTGCTAGGCAAAAAAAACTACTTACCGATGCATGGCAATTGCTCAAGCCCGGTGGTTATATTATTTATTCTACTTGTACTTACAATACATATGAAAACGAAGAAAATATACTTTGGGCAATTGAAAATTTAAAGGCAGAAAACATTGCTGTAAAATCAGAGGCCGAAGGAATATTTCCTTCAGCAAAAAAATATTAA
- a CDS encoding FAD-binding oxidoreductase yields the protein MFHLSYWERETYFDHIDIVIAGSGIVGLNSALNLKRKNPKLKIVILERGFLPYGASTRNAGFACFGSLSELIEDASKWGEQSMLEIVSKRFEGLKLLRKNLGDKSIDYLALGGFELFTNDDQASFEQCQEHLPDYNKLLADITANTNTYSRNNEKIAQSGFAGVEHIIRNECEGQVDTGKMMHALTDAVKREGVEIICGLEVTQFTSLNDGVELTTSAGFSITAGKLLICTNGFARQLLPEVETNPARAQVLITKPIDNLKIEGTFHYQQGYYYFRNVGNRLLFGGGRNLNFEGEHTFEFNVTQQIQTKLEELLNTVILPNTTYEVDMRWSGIMGLGSTKQSIVKLLQPNVYCAVRMGGMGVAIGSIIGLEAAQMILD from the coding sequence ATGTTCCACTTAAGTTATTGGGAAAGAGAAACGTATTTTGATCACATCGATATTGTAATTGCCGGCAGCGGTATAGTTGGGCTAAACAGCGCATTAAACTTAAAGCGAAAAAATCCGAAATTAAAGATTGTGATATTAGAAAGGGGCTTTTTGCCTTATGGCGCGAGTACTCGCAATGCTGGCTTTGCTTGCTTTGGCAGCCTAAGTGAATTGATTGAAGATGCCTCTAAATGGGGCGAACAAAGCATGCTGGAAATTGTATCGAAACGTTTTGAAGGCCTAAAACTATTACGCAAAAATCTTGGCGATAAAAGCATAGATTACCTTGCTTTGGGCGGCTTCGAACTGTTTACAAATGATGATCAAGCATCATTTGAACAATGTCAAGAACATTTACCTGACTATAATAAATTGTTAGCTGACATTACTGCAAATACAAATACTTATAGCAGGAATAATGAAAAAATTGCGCAATCAGGGTTTGCAGGAGTTGAACATATTATTAGAAATGAATGTGAGGGTCAGGTAGATACGGGAAAAATGATGCATGCATTGACAGATGCTGTAAAGCGTGAAGGGGTTGAAATAATTTGTGGATTAGAGGTTACGCAGTTTACTTCGCTTAATGATGGTGTTGAATTAACGACCTCTGCCGGATTCAGCATAACGGCAGGCAAACTATTAATTTGTACCAATGGATTTGCAAGACAATTACTTCCTGAAGTTGAAACAAATCCTGCCCGTGCACAAGTATTGATTACCAAGCCTATCGACAATCTTAAAATTGAAGGAACATTCCATTATCAGCAAGGGTATTATTATTTCCGCAATGTGGGCAACCGTTTATTGTTTGGCGGAGGGCGCAATTTGAACTTCGAAGGTGAACATACATTTGAATTTAATGTTACCCAACAAATTCAAACTAAACTTGAGGAATTGTTAAACACGGTAATATTACCAAACACTACTTACGAAGTTGATATGCGCTGGAGCGGGATTATGGGATTGGGTTCGACCAAGCAAAGTATAGTGAAACTGTTACAACCCAATGTTTACTGTGCGGTGCGCATGGGAGGCATGGGCGTGGCTATAGGCAGTATAATTGGCCTTGAAGCTGCTCAGATGATCTTAGATTAA
- a CDS encoding GSCFA domain-containing protein, translating to MKLQLDIQIKRPSSLITFSDSIFLIGSCFTGNIGVQLSQLKFNTIHNPTGILFDPKSIATHLEHIVSGKTYTESDTFYMNEVCSSWLHHSDFNGMTCDECINLINEATQRAHLFLLRANKLVITLGSAFHYVLADNDMPVANCHRAPSAWFTKKLIRATEVADMLRNAITAVRKVNPDITVIFTVSPVRHIRDGVVENNLSKAQLITAVHQLCDELTNLHYFPAYEIVVDVLRDYRFYDIDMVHPNYLATQIVADYFLQNYFDERTRAIIPGIKQLTTAMNHRPRNPLSMQHKQFLQIHLDLCRQLQQKLPHLNFNNEQAYFST from the coding sequence ATGAAGTTGCAGTTAGACATACAAATTAAGAGGCCCTCTTCTTTAATCACATTTAGCGATTCTATTTTTTTAATAGGCTCATGCTTTACAGGAAATATTGGTGTTCAGTTGTCGCAGTTAAAGTTCAATACCATTCATAACCCTACCGGAATTTTATTTGATCCCAAAAGTATTGCTACCCATCTTGAACATATTGTATCAGGCAAAACGTATACTGAATCAGATACATTTTACATGAACGAAGTCTGCAGCAGTTGGCTACATCATTCAGATTTTAATGGCATGACCTGCGATGAATGTATTAATTTGATAAATGAGGCTACCCAAAGAGCTCATTTATTTTTATTGCGTGCTAACAAGCTTGTGATTACGCTTGGCAGTGCATTTCATTATGTGCTTGCAGATAATGATATGCCGGTGGCAAATTGCCACCGGGCTCCTTCTGCATGGTTTACTAAGAAATTGATAAGGGCTACCGAGGTGGCAGATATGTTACGAAATGCAATCACTGCAGTTCGAAAAGTTAACCCGGATATTACCGTAATATTTACTGTAAGTCCGGTGCGGCACATTCGCGATGGAGTGGTTGAGAACAACCTGAGTAAGGCGCAACTGATTACTGCCGTGCATCAACTATGCGATGAGTTAACAAATTTGCACTATTTTCCGGCTTACGAGATTGTGGTGGATGTATTGCGCGACTATCGCTTTTATGATATCGATATGGTACATCCTAATTATCTTGCTACACAAATCGTGGCCGATTATTTCTTGCAAAATTATTTTGACGAAAGAACAAGGGCTATTATACCAGGCATAAAGCAGTTGACAACTGCAATGAATCATCGCCCACGCAATCCATTAAGTATGCAACATAAGCAGTTTCTTCAAATACATCTTGATTTATGCAGGCAATTGCAACAGAAACTTCCCCACCTAAACTTCAATAACGAGCAAGCATATTTTTCAACATAA
- a CDS encoding M61 family metallopeptidase, with translation MKRIIVSTMLFLLAHMAYGIKIRYSLDFAKAATHYISVTMHVTEWAGDSMIIKLPVWMPGSYMVREYSKNIESVAAQVGGKATKVTKVRKNGWKIDTRGANTVTVTYLYYANELNIRQTHTDEGHAFIMPGTICCFVEGFINQPCTLAIVPLSDWKNLSTALEQIANTRFEVVAMDYDELVDSPVEVGNHQVIQFEAQGIPHEFAIYGNVNPDKDKLVRDTRKIIKACTNVFGENPCKRYVFFSHHYPGAGGGLEHKNSCTLAGSTEIFSKDDLYRGHLNLIAHEYFHLWNVKRLRPEPLGPFDYDNENYCELLWFAEGFTAYYDDLITYRCGLVKQDDYLKTVSGSLSYLIHTPGNDVQSLDESGFDAWIKYYRANENSPNSTVSYYTKGGMVGLLLDLEIISRTQGLKNLDTLMRYMYTIYSKQLDKPFSYSDVIAAANTITGTNMSSFFDKWITSTGAVPTASYFDQFGILYKQTIDSALSWTLGIKGNAVRQGFAVTGVTRNSEGFNKGITAGDIIIYFDGVGGPEKIDSLVKVSTNLTFETHVFRRGQTIKLKLEKKFQAVYQIALEPIKKRDKYFDLWLQKED, from the coding sequence ATGAAAAGAATTATTGTTAGCACGATGCTATTCTTGTTAGCTCATATGGCTTATGGAATAAAAATTCGGTATTCACTAGACTTTGCTAAAGCAGCCACGCATTACATAAGTGTAACCATGCATGTTACTGAGTGGGCCGGTGATAGCATGATAATAAAACTTCCCGTATGGATGCCGGGAAGCTACATGGTGCGCGAATACTCTAAAAATATAGAATCGGTTGCGGCACAAGTGGGAGGCAAAGCAACCAAGGTTACCAAGGTTAGAAAAAACGGTTGGAAAATAGATACACGCGGAGCTAATACGGTTACCGTTACTTATTTATACTATGCTAATGAACTTAACATAAGACAAACCCATACCGATGAAGGTCATGCCTTTATTATGCCCGGAACTATATGTTGTTTTGTAGAGGGATTCATTAACCAACCCTGCACCTTAGCCATCGTCCCTTTATCTGACTGGAAAAATTTAAGCACAGCGCTTGAGCAAATTGCTAATACTAGGTTTGAAGTAGTGGCAATGGATTATGACGAACTGGTTGATAGTCCGGTAGAAGTTGGTAATCATCAGGTTATTCAATTTGAGGCCCAAGGAATTCCTCATGAGTTTGCAATTTATGGAAACGTGAATCCTGACAAGGATAAATTAGTTCGCGATACGCGAAAGATTATTAAAGCATGTACGAATGTTTTTGGAGAAAATCCCTGTAAGCGCTATGTTTTTTTTTCGCACCACTATCCCGGAGCAGGTGGTGGCTTGGAACATAAAAACAGTTGCACCCTTGCTGGAAGTACGGAGATTTTTAGTAAGGATGATTTGTATAGAGGTCATTTAAACTTAATTGCACATGAGTATTTTCATTTGTGGAATGTGAAGCGATTAAGGCCGGAGCCTTTAGGTCCATTCGATTATGATAACGAAAATTATTGCGAATTACTTTGGTTTGCCGAAGGCTTCACAGCTTATTATGATGACCTGATTACTTACCGGTGCGGCCTTGTAAAACAAGATGATTATTTAAAAACCGTGTCAGGATCATTAAGTTATCTCATACATACTCCGGGCAATGATGTGCAATCTCTTGATGAAAGTGGTTTTGACGCATGGATTAAATACTATCGCGCCAACGAAAACTCACCAAACAGTACCGTTTCTTATTACACCAAAGGTGGTATGGTAGGTCTCTTATTAGATTTGGAAATTATTTCGCGCACACAAGGGTTAAAAAATCTTGATACCCTGATGCGTTACATGTATACCATTTACAGCAAACAACTTGATAAGCCTTTTTCCTATTCTGATGTTATTGCTGCAGCTAATACCATTACCGGTACAAATATGAGTTCCTTTTTCGATAAATGGATAACATCTACAGGTGCGGTACCAACGGCATCTTATTTCGATCAATTTGGAATATTGTATAAACAAACGATAGATTCAGCGTTATCATGGACACTCGGCATTAAAGGTAATGCGGTAAGGCAAGGATTCGCAGTTACAGGTGTTACGCGAAATTCGGAAGGCTTTAACAAAGGTATTACTGCCGGGGATATCATTATTTATTTTGATGGGGTAGGTGGACCGGAAAAAATTGACAGCCTTGTCAAAGTTTCTACAAATTTGACATTCGAAACGCATGTATTCAGACGTGGGCAGACTATAAAACTCAAGTTAGAAAAAAAGTTTCAGGCGGTGTATCAAATAGCGCTGGAGCCAATAAAGAAGCGGGATAAGTACTTTGATTTGTGGCTGCAAAAGGAAGACTAG
- a CDS encoding NAD-dependent deacylase, whose translation MKKVVVFTGAGVSAESGIKTFRDSNGLWEEHRIEDVATPEAWQRNPELVQSFYNDRRKQLLEVEPNQAHYSIANLTNYFSTKVITQNVDDLHERAGSKNVLHLHGELRKSRSTVNPSLVYDIPGWELGMGDTCAMGSQLRPHIVWFGEAVPLMEHAIMQAQDADIFIVIGSSLEVYPAASLIEFAPENCVKYFIDPNARKLGHIQNLHVIKGTAASEVPKLVEHLIAR comes from the coding sequence ATGAAAAAAGTAGTAGTTTTTACAGGAGCTGGTGTTAGTGCCGAAAGCGGAATAAAAACGTTTCGCGATAGTAATGGACTTTGGGAAGAACACAGAATAGAAGATGTTGCTACACCTGAGGCATGGCAGCGCAATCCGGAGTTGGTGCAATCTTTTTATAATGACAGACGTAAGCAGTTACTAGAGGTGGAGCCCAATCAGGCACATTATTCAATTGCAAATCTTACCAATTATTTTAGTACCAAGGTTATTACTCAAAATGTTGACGACTTGCATGAGCGTGCCGGAAGTAAAAATGTGCTACACCTTCATGGTGAATTGCGCAAATCGCGCAGTACAGTTAACCCAAGCTTGGTTTACGATATACCAGGATGGGAACTGGGTATGGGAGATACCTGCGCTATGGGTTCGCAATTGCGACCACACATTGTGTGGTTTGGTGAAGCAGTTCCGTTGATGGAACATGCCATTATGCAAGCTCAAGATGCAGATATTTTTATTGTAATTGGTAGTTCTCTCGAAGTTTATCCTGCAGCCAGTCTTATTGAGTTTGCCCCTGAGAATTGTGTTAAATATTTTATTGATCCCAATGCCCGAAAGTTAGGCCATATTCAAAACCTGCATGTAATAAAGGGTACTGCTGCATCCGAAGTTCCCAAATTAGTTGAGCATTTAATTGCACGTTAA